The following are encoded together in the Poseidonibacter lekithochrous genome:
- a CDS encoding PqiB family protein — protein sequence MSQENNEQEDVVYKPRVKPKKAASFIWLLPIIIACILGWIAYESYMKKGTNIQIVFKSAEGLKEGVTPLEYKGLQLGKVTKIDIHEDLKNVKVNILVKSEAAKYVASESSRFWIRKPTVSLTKISGLSTLISGNKIEISPTIKTKKEIENAKDKYLFIGLDSQPDDELTNDGYYVSLLANDKDNVEVGTPIFYNQYQVGEIVSKEFKFEKVFLNAYIYDKFNYLINNSSKFTMNDALKVSYGPSGLKVEVSSLYSALVGGITVTTPNKNEEKIKKDEVYTLYASKDDLKKKEYFHIKFSSANNIDKDTPIIYKGITIGKITSLTLNEEDVSTKAFVYNEYRYLLSENSKFFIQKPELNFSGAKNLANIIKGNYISLHYKEGDFKNMFIAQEYKEIKNEIYNKTLDLYTNSLNSLSKKSRIYYKNIAIGKVLSYDLSKNLQKVKVKISIEKKYEKLINDHTLFYDMSSKLIDMKNLDLSINYDGYEPLLNGGIGILTEKRKSKLAKSYFKLYDTFQEVQRLKRIYNKGSIVKAYFKNDFNVQKDMAIIYKNQEIGFVKSIKFGENESRAKLLIYSQFKKYLTPTSRFYKKSKLDVKASLNGISFEMDNYTSLLEGSIHLESKSNMTYKKYKIFPNEDEMKDSSNSITIAFDDVEGVHEQFSQLTYKGVKIGKVTNIDLDKNHKVILKAQIYKDYEDFAKKGTVFYLKKPRISFQEIANAGATVMAVNIGVVKSNSKSFANKFKGYTTMPSLEKTQFGNIYTVESFHALKANLDSPIYYKNVQIGKVHKVGLASDGSRVLIDCLIYDKYTKLVRQNSRFYDISGFEMELSLFSDSKIESNTFTSIIKGGLILVTPMEYNRRANGKDKFELIKTLPQGWDKISPSIK from the coding sequence ATGAGTCAAGAGAATAATGAACAAGAAGATGTGGTATATAAACCAAGAGTAAAACCAAAAAAAGCTGCTTCTTTTATTTGGTTACTACCTATTATTATAGCCTGTATTTTGGGTTGGATTGCATATGAGTCCTATATGAAAAAAGGTACTAATATTCAAATTGTATTCAAAAGTGCAGAAGGTCTAAAAGAGGGTGTAACTCCACTTGAATATAAAGGTTTACAACTTGGAAAAGTTACGAAAATTGATATTCATGAAGACTTGAAAAATGTAAAAGTAAATATTCTTGTAAAAAGTGAAGCTGCAAAATATGTTGCTAGTGAGAGTTCACGATTTTGGATTAGAAAACCTACTGTATCTCTTACTAAAATATCTGGTTTAAGTACACTTATTTCTGGAAATAAAATTGAAATTTCCCCAACAATCAAAACAAAAAAAGAGATTGAGAATGCAAAAGATAAATATCTTTTTATAGGACTTGATTCTCAACCTGATGATGAATTAACAAATGATGGTTATTATGTTTCGCTACTTGCTAATGATAAAGATAATGTAGAAGTTGGAACACCAATTTTTTATAATCAATATCAAGTAGGGGAGATTGTATCAAAAGAGTTTAAATTTGAAAAAGTATTTTTAAATGCTTATATCTATGATAAATTTAATTACTTAATTAATAATAGTTCAAAATTTACAATGAATGATGCTCTAAAAGTTAGTTATGGTCCAAGTGGTTTAAAAGTAGAAGTAAGTTCATTATACTCGGCACTTGTTGGTGGTATCACTGTAACAACACCAAATAAAAATGAAGAAAAAATTAAAAAAGATGAAGTTTATACTTTATATGCAAGTAAAGATGATTTAAAGAAAAAAGAGTATTTTCATATTAAGTTCTCATCAGCAAATAATATTGATAAAGATACCCCAATTATATATAAAGGTATAACAATTGGTAAGATTACAAGTCTTACTTTAAATGAAGAAGATGTTTCTACTAAAGCTTTTGTTTATAATGAATATAGATATTTACTTAGTGAAAATAGTAAGTTTTTTATTCAAAAACCAGAGTTGAATTTTTCTGGAGCTAAAAATCTTGCCAATATAATAAAAGGTAATTATATCTCTTTACACTATAAAGAGGGTGATTTCAAAAATATGTTTATTGCTCAAGAATATAAAGAAATCAAAAATGAAATATATAATAAAACTTTAGATTTATATACAAATAGTTTAAATTCATTATCAAAAAAATCAAGAATTTATTATAAAAATATAGCAATTGGAAAAGTTCTATCTTATGATCTAAGCAAAAATCTTCAAAAAGTAAAAGTAAAAATATCAATAGAGAAAAAGTATGAAAAATTAATTAATGATCATACTCTATTTTATGATATGAGTTCAAAACTTATTGATATGAAAAACTTAGATTTAAGTATAAATTACGATGGTTATGAACCTCTTTTAAATGGTGGGATTGGAATACTTACTGAAAAAAGAAAATCAAAACTTGCAAAGAGTTATTTCAAACTATATGACACTTTCCAAGAAGTACAAAGATTAAAAAGAATTTACAATAAAGGCTCTATAGTAAAAGCATATTTCAAAAATGATTTTAATGTGCAAAAAGATATGGCTATTATTTATAAAAATCAAGAAATAGGTTTTGTTAAATCAATAAAATTTGGTGAAAATGAATCTAGAGCAAAACTACTTATTTATAGCCAATTTAAAAAATATTTAACACCTACAAGTAGATTTTATAAGAAATCAAAACTTGATGTAAAAGCTAGCTTAAACGGAATATCTTTTGAAATGGATAATTATACTTCTTTATTAGAGGGTTCAATTCATTTAGAAAGTAAGTCAAATATGACTTATAAAAAGTATAAAATATTCCCAAATGAAGATGAAATGAAAGACTCATCAAATAGTATAACTATTGCATTTGATGATGTTGAAGGTGTACATGAACAGTTCTCTCAACTTACATATAAAGGTGTGAAAATTGGTAAGGTTACAAATATAGATTTAGATAAAAATCACAAGGTAATACTAAAAGCACAGATATATAAAGACTATGAAGATTTTGCAAAAAAAGGTACAGTTTTTTACTTAAAAAAACCTAGAATTTCATTCCAAGAAATAGCAAATGCAGGTGCTACTGTAATGGCTGTAAATATTGGAGTTGTGAAGTCAAATTCAAAGAGTTTTGCAAATAAGTTTAAAGGGTATACAACAATGCCTTCTCTAGAAAAAACTCAATTTGGAAATATCTATACAGTTGAGTCTTTCCATGCTTTAAAAGCTAACTTAGATTCTCCAATTTATTATAAAAATGTACAAATAGGTAAGGTTCACAAAGTAGGGCTAGCTTCTGATGGTTCTAGGGTTTTAATTGATTGTTTGATTTATGACAAGTATACAAAACTAGTTAGACAAAACTCAAGATTCTATGATATTAGTGGTTTTGAGATGGAGTTATCACTGTTTAGTGACTCTAAGATTGAATCTAATACTTTTACAAGTATCATAAAAGGTGGTTTAATTCTTGTAACGCCTATGGAATATAATAGAAGAGCTAATGGAAAAGATAAGTTTGAATTAATAAAAACATTACCCCAAGGTTGGGATAAAATAAGTCCTAGTATAAAATAA
- the proV gene encoding glycine betaine/L-proline ABC transporter ATP-binding protein ProV, with the protein MVIKLHICCKGSSNINKKKLVVKNVFKVFGKEPQKALKMLANGKSKEKIFTKTGMTIGVQDASFEINEGEIFVIMGLSGSGKSTLVRLLNRLIEPTSGQIFIDDIDVTNLSDKELIDIRRKKISMVFQSFALMPHMNIIDNVSFGLELSGIDKAKRYEAAQKALEQVGLEHHSQSYPDELSGGMQQRVGLARALANDPDIMLMDEAFSALDPLIRTEMQDELLILQEKEKRTIVFISHDLDEAIRIGDRIAIMEGGEVVQIGTPEEIINEPANDYVKSFFKGVDVTSVLSASHIAKKIHSTIINKEGTGIKTALQYIADFDEDYAYFLEKNGKFLGILTLEKLKEQQKLGGTIHDAIYCNEAINENLAISEFIGTIAEYTLPIAVVDEKGKYKGTISKSRLLKVFDEGVEHE; encoded by the coding sequence GTGGTAATAAAATTACATATTTGTTGTAAGGGGAGTAGTAACATTAATAAAAAGAAATTAGTAGTCAAAAATGTTTTTAAAGTATTTGGGAAAGAACCCCAAAAAGCTCTTAAAATGTTGGCTAATGGAAAAAGTAAAGAAAAAATATTTACAAAAACTGGTATGACAATTGGTGTTCAAGATGCAAGTTTTGAAATCAATGAGGGTGAAATATTTGTAATTATGGGATTATCTGGTTCAGGGAAGTCAACTTTAGTAAGGCTTCTTAATAGATTAATTGAGCCAACTTCGGGTCAAATATTTATTGATGATATTGATGTTACTAATTTAAGTGACAAAGAACTTATTGATATTAGAAGAAAAAAAATATCAATGGTGTTTCAATCTTTTGCACTTATGCCTCATATGAATATTATTGATAATGTATCTTTTGGATTAGAGTTAAGTGGAATAGATAAAGCAAAAAGATATGAAGCTGCACAAAAAGCACTTGAGCAAGTAGGTTTAGAGCATCATAGTCAATCTTATCCTGATGAATTAAGTGGTGGAATGCAACAAAGAGTTGGACTTGCTCGTGCATTAGCAAATGATCCAGACATTATGCTTATGGATGAAGCTTTCTCAGCACTTGATCCTTTAATTAGAACAGAAATGCAAGATGAATTATTAATCTTACAAGAAAAAGAGAAAAGAACAATTGTATTTATTTCACATGATTTAGATGAAGCCATTAGAATTGGTGATAGAATCGCAATTATGGAAGGTGGAGAAGTAGTTCAAATAGGAACTCCTGAAGAGATTATTAATGAACCAGCAAATGATTATGTAAAATCTTTCTTTAAAGGTGTTGATGTAACTTCAGTGTTATCTGCTTCACATATTGCGAAAAAAATACATTCTACTATTATAAATAAAGAAGGTACTGGAATTAAAACTGCATTACAATATATTGCTGATTTTGATGAAGACTATGCTTATTTCTTAGAGAAGAATGGTAAATTCCTTGGAATACTGACTTTAGAAAAATTAAAAGAACAACAAAAACTTGGTGGAACTATACATGATGCAATTTATTGTAATGAAGCAATTAATGAGAACCTAGCAATTAGTGAATTCATTGGTACAATTGCTGAATATACTTTACCAATAGCAGTTGTTGATGAAAAAGGTAAATATAAAGGAACAATTTCGAAAAGTAGATTATTAAAAGTATTTGATGAGGGAGTAGAGCATGAGTAA
- a CDS encoding BCCT family transporter, whose translation MKETTKYKVGQDNLQKFGLDVHNPVFAISAILILVFVIGTLASPKEAKEVLDTAKWWAINNFDWLFMLSGNFFVIFCLILIVLPVGKIRLGGDEAKPEFTNFAWFSMLFAAGMGIGLMYWSVAEPVAYYTGWWHTPLNVIAKTPEAKDLAMGATMYHWGLHPWAIYAVVGLSLAFFSYSKKLPLTMRSAFYPILKEKVWGWPGHIIDLLAVFATIFGLATSLGLGAQQVSSGLKFLFDIDNGVNTQIWIIAAITVFALISVVRGLEGGVKVLSKFNILLALFLVLFIIVVGPTLNIITGVGTTLGNYASNIFELSNFIGREDSDWFHGWTVFYWAWWIAWSPFVGMFIARVSKGRTVREFIIAVLLIPTVVTSIWMSTFGLTALDQVIGEVGALAGGISDKSLAMFQMLENLPFATITSSIAIFLVIVFFVTSSDSGSLVIDSITAGGKVDAPVKQRAFWAILEGLVAIALLYVGGSQALDALQAGSITTALPFTVILLGMCYSLYIGLKAELKVTNKNK comes from the coding sequence ATGAAAGAAACTACAAAGTATAAAGTAGGTCAAGACAACCTACAAAAGTTTGGTCTTGATGTACATAATCCAGTATTTGCAATTAGTGCAATACTGATATTAGTATTTGTAATAGGAACACTAGCTTCTCCAAAAGAAGCAAAAGAAGTATTAGATACAGCAAAATGGTGGGCTATCAATAATTTTGATTGGCTATTTATGTTATCGGGTAACTTCTTCGTAATATTCTGTTTAATTCTAATTGTATTACCAGTTGGAAAAATTAGACTTGGTGGAGATGAAGCAAAACCAGAATTTACAAACTTTGCATGGTTCTCTATGCTATTTGCCGCTGGAATGGGTATTGGATTAATGTATTGGTCTGTTGCTGAACCAGTTGCATACTATACAGGATGGTGGCATACACCATTAAATGTAATAGCAAAAACACCAGAAGCAAAAGATTTAGCAATGGGTGCTACTATGTACCACTGGGGATTACATCCGTGGGCAATATATGCGGTTGTTGGATTATCATTAGCATTCTTCTCTTATAGTAAGAAATTACCACTTACAATGAGATCTGCTTTTTACCCAATTTTAAAAGAAAAAGTTTGGGGTTGGCCTGGACATATTATTGATTTATTAGCAGTATTTGCAACAATCTTTGGATTAGCAACTTCTTTAGGACTTGGAGCACAACAAGTATCTTCAGGATTAAAATTCTTATTTGATATTGACAATGGTGTTAATACTCAGATTTGGATTATTGCAGCAATTACTGTATTTGCATTAATTTCTGTAGTAAGAGGTTTAGAAGGTGGAGTAAAAGTTTTAAGTAAATTTAATATTTTATTAGCGTTATTTTTAGTCTTATTTATTATTGTTGTAGGTCCTACACTTAATATCATTACAGGTGTTGGTACAACATTAGGTAACTATGCTTCAAATATTTTTGAACTAAGTAATTTTATTGGTAGAGAAGACAGTGATTGGTTCCATGGTTGGACTGTATTTTACTGGGCATGGTGGATTGCATGGTCTCCTTTTGTTGGTATGTTTATTGCACGTGTATCAAAAGGTAGAACAGTAAGAGAGTTTATTATTGCTGTATTATTAATTCCTACAGTTGTAACATCTATTTGGATGAGTACTTTTGGATTAACTGCACTTGATCAAGTTATTGGTGAAGTTGGTGCACTAGCTGGTGGTATTTCTGATAAATCATTAGCAATGTTCCAAATGTTAGAAAACTTACCATTTGCAACAATTACTTCAAGTATTGCTATTTTCTTAGTAATTGTATTCTTTGTTACTTCATCGGATTCAGGTTCACTTGTAATCGATAGTATCACAGCAGGTGGAAAAGTAGATGCACCAGTTAAACAAAGAGCATTCTGGGCAATTTTAGAAGGTCTTGTAGCTATTGCATTATTATATGTTGGTGGAAGTCAAGCACTAGATGCACTTCAAGCAGGTTCTATTACAACAGCATTACCATTTACAGTAATTCTATTAGGAATGTGTTACTCTTTATATATTGGATTAAAAGCTGAATTAAAAGTAACTAATAAAAATAAGTAG
- the proW gene encoding glycine betaine/L-proline ABC transporter permease ProW, translating to MSNDPWGNASTAQENKESSVDWTQAAAEVPVEEVKEFNILNPFEHVLIPFDTWTNDGIDWLVENFREVFLVAKAPIDVVLKAIESFLLFLNPYVVIIFFVLLALQVSSKKLALGTLISFFIIGFIGAWEESMITLSLVITAVLFSIVIGLPLGIWSAKSDTVDKVLRPILDAMQTTPAFVYLIPIVMLFGIGNVPGVIVTIIFALPPLIRLTNLGIRQVPADLIEASRSFGASSSQMLWKVQIPVAMPTIMAGVNQTLMLALSMVVIASMIAVGGLGQMVLRGIGRLDIGLAAVGGLGIVLLAVILDRLTQEMGNKDKNDKRKWYEKGPIGFIYNLKRRENDK from the coding sequence ATGAGTAATGATCCATGGGGAAACGCCTCAACTGCACAAGAAAATAAAGAGTCTTCAGTAGATTGGACACAAGCTGCGGCTGAAGTACCAGTAGAAGAAGTAAAAGAATTTAATATATTAAATCCCTTTGAACATGTACTTATTCCTTTTGACACTTGGACAAATGATGGAATTGATTGGTTAGTTGAGAATTTTAGAGAAGTATTTTTAGTAGCTAAAGCACCTATTGATGTAGTACTAAAAGCGATTGAAAGTTTTTTATTATTCTTAAATCCATATGTTGTAATTATCTTTTTTGTTTTATTAGCATTACAAGTTTCTAGTAAAAAACTTGCTCTTGGAACTTTAATTTCATTTTTCATAATTGGATTTATTGGAGCCTGGGAAGAGTCAATGATAACGCTGTCTTTAGTAATAACAGCAGTATTATTCTCAATAGTTATAGGCTTACCTCTTGGTATTTGGTCTGCTAAAAGTGATACGGTTGATAAAGTATTACGACCAATTCTAGATGCAATGCAAACAACACCAGCTTTTGTGTATTTAATTCCAATTGTAATGTTATTTGGTATTGGTAATGTTCCAGGAGTTATTGTAACTATTATCTTTGCACTTCCTCCATTAATTAGACTTACAAATCTTGGAATTAGACAAGTACCTGCTGATTTAATAGAAGCTTCAAGATCATTTGGTGCATCTTCATCTCAAATGTTATGGAAAGTTCAAATTCCTGTAGCCATGCCAACTATTATGGCAGGTGTCAACCAAACATTAATGCTTGCTCTATCAATGGTAGTAATTGCTTCTATGATTGCTGTTGGTGGATTAGGTCAAATGGTACTTAGAGGTATTGGTAGACTTGATATTGGTTTAGCTGCTGTTGGTGGTTTAGGTATTGTTTTACTTGCAGTAATCTTAGATAGATTAACTCAAGAGATGGGTAATAAAGATAAAAACGATAAAAGAAAATGGTATGAAAAAGGCCCAATAGGGTTTATTTACAATTTAAAAAGGAGAGAAAATGATAAATAA